TCAAATTCAGATTAAGCAGACTGATGATGGGACGGTGCACGTCGTCAAGGTAAGTGAACTAAAAAGCGGCCCTGCCATGAAGCGATTTCTTACGGGCCTCATGCAGATTCACTATGGAGAATTCGCTGGAGTCGCCTCGCGCCTTGTTTGGTGCGCCACTGGCTTGATGCCTGCAGTTCTATTCTGCAGCGGATTTCTCATGTGGAGACGACGAATTAGAGTGCGTCTTATCGCGGAGAAAGCTCTTCTCGGAAGATCCCGTTGAGTCGCCGCAATCGTCTGCGCCGATTCAATCCAAGCGTTGTCGCAAGCAATCATGCAATCCGGTTGGAGGCAGTATGCAATCAGTCTTTCAAACCATTACGCAGGTCATCGGCGCCATCGGAGACGATGAATTTCCGGTTGTTGCTGCGAATGCGCTCTGTTGTTTCTCCGGGTTTGATCTTGCGACGATCGTGATACACCGCTTTGATGAAACCCCAAGGCTCGTGTTTGACAACTTTGATTCAGTCGATTGCCGCCAAGGCATAGAAAATTACATCTCTTTTACTCACCGCCTAAATCCAGTCCTCAAGTGTCGAAATAGTCTTGGCGCAGTCCGGGTGCGCGACTATAAAGCTATTCCCCAACCTGACGAGCGTACAGGATCATACTTTCAACTCTCGCCCGAAGAAGAGCTCGGGTTCCGAACGATTGGCTGGCCAACTCGGCTTGAGGAACTTGGCCTCTACTTTGTTGCGTGTGGTGGTGTCGTAGAGTTCAGTATTTACAGGAAACTGACGCGATCCCTGGCTTCTAATACAAAGCTTGCCGACCTGGAAACGCTTTGCGGGCCAATAGCCGAAGCATTTAGCCGACATGACGCTCTTTCTGGAATGCGAATCGCCGGAAGGTTTCCTGAAGCTGCTCTTCTCTCCTCACGCGAACAGCAGATAGCAGATCTGCTGTTGATCGGTTGCACGTCTGAGGCGATTGCACTGCGATTGGAGATTAGCAGACACACCGTAAGAGACTATCGAAAACAGATCTTCCGAAAACTTCAGATCTGCTCGCTTGCTGAACTATTTGCTGTCTACCATGGTCAACGCAATCAAATTGGGGCTTGGAATAATACAAACGCGCCCAGATCAACTCACTAACGTTTGCCTGCTCCATCTCCCCGGATGAGACCCCCACATCAGGGGGGTGTCCAGATGAAGTCAGAAGCGATATGTTTCTCGAATACACAGGGAGGTTTCAACCATGCAATACGTGAGAATGCCGATTGAGGTGGAGTCACCTGAAGAATTTGGCTATGGCCGCATCCGTTACAACCTGTCGGAGAGTTCGATCACAGATCAACGCCTATCCGATTTCAACCTGGAAATTCCCGATCTCGCTCTGATTTACAACGAGCATCGCGGTAGCGAAGCATTGCGCAAATTGATTATCGAAGAAAACCCAGAGCTGTCAGTCGACGATGTTCTGATCACCGCGGGCGCTGCAGGCGCGTTATTTATCATCGCGACCGCTCTCCTGTCGCCTCAAGATCATTTGGTTGTGGTCCGTCCGAATTACGCAACGAATCTAGAGACGCCGCGCGCCATTGGATGTCAAATCACATTTGTCGATCTGTCGTTCGAGAATGGCTTCAAAATCGATCTGGAAGCGCTTCAAGCCTCTGTGAGACCCAGCACCAAACTCATCAGCGTGACCTGTCCACACAACCCTACCGGAGTGATGATGAGCGAGGGCGAGCTTCGACAGTTAGTGCAACTCGCACGCAAGCATGGTTGTTATCTTGTCGTAGATGAAACCTATCGTGATCTATCGTTAGGTGGTGCTCTCCCCTTGGCCGCCTCGCTGGGGTCGCATGTAATCAGCGTCTCCTCCCTCTCTAAAGCATATGGAGTACCGGGAATCAGACTTGGATGGCTGATTACTTCAGACAAAAATCTTCAGGAGATCTTTCTCGCTGCCAAAGAGCAGATCAGCATCTGCGGTAGCGTACTTCATGAGTGGATAGGCGAGAAAATTCTCGCGAATCGTACTGCAATTCTTGGCCCCACACTTACGGAGATGCGTCGCCGTTTGGGAATCGTAAGCGACTGGATCAACAGCGAAGAACTCTTAGAGTGGGTTCGGCCATCCGGAGGCGTTGTGTGTTTTCCACGTATGAAGAGTATCCCTAACGGGGGGACGGCCAAATTTTATCAGCGTCTCATGGAACAGCATGGCACCTACCTGGGTCCTGGGCACTGGTTTGAGATGCCAGATACATACTTCAGGCTAGGATTTGGATGGCCAACATCCGAAGAGTTTGAACGCGGTCTCGAGGGGATTTCAAAGGCTTTACGCGGCTGAACGACCACCGATCACGATGGAAGCATCGTCTGGCGGATCAAAGCATCGTACAAGGCTCTGGATCCGCCAGACATAAGCCACATCGGACATACTATAGACATGCCGTATCAAGTACGACCATCGACGCTTACCCGCAGACGCTTCGGTCAAGTTTTCGGACTGGCTGCAGGCTCGCTATTGCTGCCAGAAATCGCCCGTGGAGCGGCCGGTTCGGACGTCAAACTGGAAATAGCACCCTACACTCTCGAAGCCTCGCCCAGACATCACATCCATACTCTCGCCTATAACGGGCAGGTGCCTGGACCGCTGCTGCGAATGCGACAAGGGCAAGAGCAAACCGTTGCAATCCGCAATCTAACCAGTGATCCGGAGGTGGTTCACTGGCATGGCCTCTTCCTGCCCTCCGATATTGACGGTGCAATGGAAGAAGGGACACCGATGATTGCTCCCGGCGGTTCCGCCCGCTATGTCATGAAACCAGATCCGGCGGGATTCCGCTGGTATCACACCCACACGTTCGCGGGTAAGAATCTGATGAAGGCGCAGTACAGCGGACTTCACGGATTTCTTATGATTGAACCCCGTGAGAACCCAGCACCTTATGACCGCGAGGTTTTTCTGGCGCTGCATGATTGGGCAGGACACTTCATGGGCGGCGACGATGGCTCCATGAATCCGGTATACGACGTTGCTACCATCAACGGTAAAATGCTTGGCTTCGGAGATCCCGTGCAAGTGAAACAGGGTGAGCGAGTTCTCTTTCATGTACTCAACTCCAGTCCGACTGAGATTCACTGGATCTCTTTTTCGGGTCATCACTTCAATGTCATAGCGCTGGATGGCAACACCGTACCGAAATCACAGTCGGTCAGAATGCTAAGGTTGTCACCCGCCGAACGTGTTTCCGCCATCGTCGAAATGAAAAACCCCGGGGTCTGGATTTTGGGCGAAGTCCGCAAGCATATTCAGGCTATCGGCATGGGAATCGTCATCGAGTACGCAAACTCAAAGGGCAAACCTGTATGGAACCAACCACAGGAACTCGTTTGGAACTATCAGCAGTTTGCTGGAGACGCCGCAACAGCAACCAGCTCTCCCGATGCCAAGCAGATCGACCTTCTCTTCGATTCCAAGTTTCAAGGCCATGGGAACGAAGAACTTTGGAGAATCAACGGCCAAAGCTATCCACAGAATAATTCCCCTGTTCTTCAGACAGGCCAGAGGTATCGACTCGTCATGAAGAACAAGAGTACCGACGATCATCCAATGCATCTCCATCGACACACCTTTGAGGTCCGGCGCATTGACGACAATGCGGAGTTGCACGGACTGCGTAAAGATGTCGTGCTGGTTCGTGCTGGAAGTACCACGGAGGTCGAGTTTGTGGCCGACAATCCCGGTAAGACTCTCTTTCACTGTCACCAGCAGGATCACATGGACCGCGGATTCATGATGGTGTTCCACTATGCCTAAGTCAATTACTCGACAGTGCGTGAAGATGCTGATGCTTGCCTTTGCTCTCTGTGCGGCGCATCCCGCGAAGGCCCAGGGCAACTACGAAATTCAGGTCTACGGTGCAGATACTGTTCCACCCAAAAACCTGATGGTTGAACTCCACTCAAACTTTACTCCTGAAGGCCAGAAGAATTACATCGGCAAGGTCATTCCTACAAACCACCAGGAACATGAGACGCTCGAACTTACCGAGGGGATCAACAGTTG
This genomic stretch from Terriglobus saanensis SP1PR4 harbors:
- a CDS encoding LuxR C-terminal-related transcriptional regulator — encoded protein: MQSVFQTITQVIGAIGDDEFPVVAANALCCFSGFDLATIVIHRFDETPRLVFDNFDSVDCRQGIENYISFTHRLNPVLKCRNSLGAVRVRDYKAIPQPDERTGSYFQLSPEEELGFRTIGWPTRLEELGLYFVACGGVVEFSIYRKLTRSLASNTKLADLETLCGPIAEAFSRHDALSGMRIAGRFPEAALLSSREQQIADLLLIGCTSEAIALRLEISRHTVRDYRKQIFRKLQICSLAELFAVYHGQRNQIGAWNNTNAPRSTH
- a CDS encoding aminotransferase class I/II-fold pyridoxal phosphate-dependent enzyme; this translates as MQYVRMPIEVESPEEFGYGRIRYNLSESSITDQRLSDFNLEIPDLALIYNEHRGSEALRKLIIEENPELSVDDVLITAGAAGALFIIATALLSPQDHLVVVRPNYATNLETPRAIGCQITFVDLSFENGFKIDLEALQASVRPSTKLISVTCPHNPTGVMMSEGELRQLVQLARKHGCYLVVDETYRDLSLGGALPLAASLGSHVISVSSLSKAYGVPGIRLGWLITSDKNLQEIFLAAKEQISICGSVLHEWIGEKILANRTAILGPTLTEMRRRLGIVSDWINSEELLEWVRPSGGVVCFPRMKSIPNGGTAKFYQRLMEQHGTYLGPGHWFEMPDTYFRLGFGWPTSEEFERGLEGISKALRG
- a CDS encoding multicopper oxidase family protein, yielding MLPEIARGAAGSDVKLEIAPYTLEASPRHHIHTLAYNGQVPGPLLRMRQGQEQTVAIRNLTSDPEVVHWHGLFLPSDIDGAMEEGTPMIAPGGSARYVMKPDPAGFRWYHTHTFAGKNLMKAQYSGLHGFLMIEPRENPAPYDREVFLALHDWAGHFMGGDDGSMNPVYDVATINGKMLGFGDPVQVKQGERVLFHVLNSSPTEIHWISFSGHHFNVIALDGNTVPKSQSVRMLRLSPAERVSAIVEMKNPGVWILGEVRKHIQAIGMGIVIEYANSKGKPVWNQPQELVWNYQQFAGDAATATSSPDAKQIDLLFDSKFQGHGNEELWRINGQSYPQNNSPVLQTGQRYRLVMKNKSTDDHPMHLHRHTFEVRRIDDNAELHGLRKDVVLVRAGSTTEVEFVADNPGKTLFHCHQQDHMDRGFMMVFHYA